TTCCCGAGAACGTGACCAGATGGTCTTCAAACAAGTCGCCGAGATTCCATTTATTCTTCAACTAAAGTATCACGAGTTCCGATGGAGATATTGGAGGGAAATATCTTAGTGTTCTGATGGTGATAGTAACATAGGTTGGTTGGTGAGTTCTAAATGTTGCTTGCCTGTGTGACTCGATATGTTGCGGCAAACCAACACCATGGCACAGCGACGATCTGCATACAAATGGTCATGCTGGGAAAAGTCGTCCTGCGCACCCCAGGCCGTTTTTATTGTCTGTATTCTGGCTACAAGGTGGAAAATCGTAAAAAGAGTgggtgggggaggaggaACGACGTCTAAAAAGACTACCCAAAAAGTTGTTCTAGGGCTGCACAAGTGTGGAGATTGGTGTTTCTAGATCTCAAAGCAGTTAGAAAAAGCTGCCAACTTAGCGCCCTCGATGTTCCGACCCATATTCCCCCGACACCCTCAGAAATCATATCAGATTCCAGAGATCTGCCAAGGATTTTCACCCCCATGTCGTAGCTCTCCCCTCAACACCCTCAAAAAACAGCAATCTAAGACGCAGGAGACGTTTGCTTGAGAACGTTGGTCAAATGGTCTGATAACGGTAGAGGGATCTTCATGCTGTGGTGCCACTGGAGGCAGCCTCAAAAGGTCAGGATGGACATGAATCTACCCTGATCTAAATTGATAGAGCATCCAGAGATAGATGAAGAGAGAGATCTTTGGACCAAAGACCCCAAGTCAGCCGTCATTACGTCATTGGGGAGAGGAACGCCCGCTATCGGCGATCAATACTGCGAAACCTCGGTGAAATCTGAAGTATACATTGTCCATTAATGAATTTGCTAGTATGAGTTAGAAAAACACCATTTACAGATATCAATTTATTTGCAACAACTCTTGCCAAGATTGGGCGCTTGCGAGGTATCCAGACGACAGAAACATGAAGACGTTACAGGCACATCAGCCACGGCAGCTGCTACCGCCAACTGCGGTCCAATGATGCGCGCCTCATCATGCCGACCAAGACGTATCAAACATTCATGATAGCCCTGCAAAGCCCATACATTATTCGGATGCTGACGAGCACGGATTAGAGTGCTATCAAGACCCAGGTCAGCCTGGTAGACAGCCGCTGCATCCTCAACATGACCCTGCTCTAACAAAAGAGCCGCATATGCATGGCGAGTGGGCTGCATCCAACTCCAGGGCTCACTGTAACCCAGACTATCATCCAAGTCAATCGAGCGACGTAGATGCTCGAAAGCCTCGGTGTAGTTCCCACGACGGTACTCGATCTCTCCGTCCAGCATTTCCGACGCCACCCCCAGAATATCGATGCACTTGTTGGGCCAGTCCAAGCGCGTATCGGGGACCCGATCTCGCGCGGCTCGGTAGAGCTCTCGCTCACGCTCTGCATCCGGCACGTTCCCCGAGGCTGCATATGCCACGCCCTTGGCGTAGTGCAGAACCGCTATCGTCATGCAGTACAGCTCTGGATCTGAGGGGATCGGGATTTTGATAATTTCATCCCACATGCCGAACCGTATCATGATGTGTGCGCGCACAGACATGAAGACCTCGATGTAGTCCGCCAGTGCCGAGAGCAGTTCTTTCGGCAAAGTGGCCTCCATGCGATCCACGGCTCTGAATGCGGCCTGTTTCTGGCCGGCAAACATGGCGGCGTAGATGAGAGAGTGGTAGGTGTGCATGCGGTAGACGGAGTAGAAATTGAATGGGCCTTTCAGCGCCAGATATTTCTCGTCTGCAATAGCGGCACGCTGGTTTGCGCGGACGGCACTTCGGTAGTCTCCAACCAGCACGTCCAGGTGGGATGGCATGTGCGTGATATGGCCCGCATCTGGCACCAGATCGCGGAGATAGTCCGCCGGTCGGAGACCTAATTCTGGGAAGGGCGACATTTCAATAAGATGGATGTACATGTGCAGGAGGCCGGGATGTTTTGAGGCATCTTTATGTTGGAGAGCTGTCTCCAGCACTCTCTTTGCTTCCATGGTACGAGCACCTGGGTTTGGTGCACCGGTCACCTTGTCCCACAATTTCCAGGGGGTGAGGCTGATCAGGGAATCAGCGTACAGAGTGACCACGTCCAAATCATCACTAAAACTTTCATATGCCTCTTTCATGGCATCAGCATAGGCCAGATTTTGAATAGCATATTGTGCCATGCTGGCCGGCTTATCACTTTGGTAGCGGGCGGAGATTGCCTTGGTGAGGGCCTGTTCCAGGGGGGAACCATTTTTTTTAGAGAGGAATCGAGCTTTGACTGTCGCTCGATACGTGTTTTTAACGATGGCGGCCAAATCGTTGCCGAGAAAATCCCAAGGTTGGTTGTAGTTGGGACCGAGAGAATAGGCCATCCCCCAGTAGGCCATCACACATAATGGATCATGCACCAGTGCCTGTTTGAAACAGACGACAGATTCCTTATGGTTGAAAGAGTACGCCCACACGAGCCCACGGTCAAACCATATTTGGGCTTCCGGGCTAGTGGTTGTAATCACCTTCCCGTAAGACCCAAGGTTATATGGATATTCTTCAGTTGATGCTTTTGTCATTTTTGGAAGATATCTGTTGTATGCCCTTGTGGGTGCGTGCCACCGTATGATGTTAgcgggaaagaagaagaagaagaagacgagtTCGGGTTTAGGCGGGGTTCCCGCTACTTGTACCCAACGGCTTCGGACTTTTCACGACTCCATTTTATTTGATCTTTTATACTGGGCGTGGTATATTTTGAACTTGTGAACTTGTGAACTAGTGAACTATGCTGTCCATCCTGCAGTGGATTGGACCCCAGTAGGCAAAATGCGATTGGGTTGTACTAGATTGGATGAGTAGATCCCCTTAGACACACCTCTTTTTTCTTACAATCTCTGATCTTCATTCACTTGGTCTAATTCTTGAGATCTAGTAgggtgaaaaaaaaaaaaaaaagtacaGATGAAACAGGGGTCAAGGGCAGTTCAGCCTCAATAATCCCAGTCCCTATTTTCTCCGTCGGATCAGCCCACACTTTTTATActcgaccttttttttttttttttttttttccttcccaTCGTATGTTGTCCCCAATTTCGTAACTTCGTCTCCTTAATTTCAGACTCGACATTGAAACCCTTTTGGAAACGATCTAGGGTTAGCGTTGACACTTTGAATATGTGTTGCAGGaatctgtacggagtaggcaAAGCCTTAATACAAGGTTAGACACGCTAGGCAGTGCACAATTGCACGGACCGACCTCCGAGATATGTACTGCATTGCATATCTCTTGCAAAAGGGGGCCGATGTTGTTTGGGTGATGTCGACAGGAATGGCCTTCACATCATGGCTAACCGTTAGTCAGCACCTGGTAAAGTCCACGGATACCCGGATCGACACCAAGTGGCCCCGTGATCGCTGTGACCTCAAAAATGGGAAATGGATGAGATCGGTCTACCACCGTCCATGCGGAGAAATCATCTCGAAGCGTTGTCTTACGGGTTGTGGGAAAATGCCGACAATGTGATGATAGAGATGTGGTAGACTAAACATGATGGCTTGTAGATCGGAGACCATCCAAacacaattttttttttttatctcgGCCCCATGTGTTTCCTGGAGCTGACGAGTTAAATCATCTCTCTATCGAGAAGCCTTCAGAAGGATCTCCAATAGGAAAGTGGCACTTTTCCCATGATCTGTGGGTCAGATTTAGCATCAGCAAAATGTGACCTGTCTGCATTATCATGGACATCAGGTGTTCCTATTTCAGAAAAATTGCAGATCAAAGATCGTCGTCGCTCTTTTGTGGTAACTCAGGGCAGACGTTAGGCAGACGCTTATTTGGGAAGTTCTTTGTTGGCTACAACATACAGGACTATCTTCCCTCCAGATCTTCCCTTCCCTCTTCCCTCTCTACCGATTCTCTTCTAACCGCCAAGCTACATCCTCATCACCAGACATGGCACCGTCATCTTTACTTGGAACATTCCTGATGCACTGCGGTACCTTCATCGGTGAACGCCTGGAGACAGCTCCCTTCCAGACCTTCCTCGTCTTGGCCTCTCTCTGGATCCTCTCTATTCCGACTTTGGTTTTTCTGATCACTCGCGGCTGGCCCTTTAATTCCAAAAATGCCAACCCTCAACTACGACGTCGCTTGTGCGGGAGCGATGCTACCGAGGTCCCTGCGGGGCCGTCAATTTCAACTGTGAAGACAGATTGAGTCATGGGGCGCAAAACGCCACATGGGACTAGGGGGGAACTAGGGGGGAAACAGGTGTTCGTCGCCATGTGTCAGCCCTGGACTCAGCAGTCTATTTTGGATTTATGTTGTACCTGTTGATCGTTGGTATTGGTTACTTTAATTCAGGTTGAGTTTAGCTTGTTTCTGCTCTCTTCCAGGCTAAGCTAATTTAAGAATGAGCTGCCTACGAAAAGCCGTAAAGTGGATGCCCGACACATCATGCATCTTCCTGTTTCATACTTCATGGTTTGACTCCATACTTGGACCGATCATGACTCTCGATGTCTTTGATTCAAACGAAGTAAACGCGGTAGAGCAAATTCTGCTCTAAACAGAACAACCCCTCCCCCTTCCTTCATTGCCTGGCTTTCATTCCGTAAACCTGTTATCCACAAAACCATAAAGCCGTAAGCTGATCCGATCTACAAGCCACATGAAGGGAATACAGTTATGCGTGGCGCTCCTCAACTAGGGCTGGTCAAATTGTCCAATCCCACCAAGGCAACGGTCTCATCTGCACGAGAGAACGAGGATACTAAGCCTGAACCAAGCCATATGCCTCCTATCTGTGTGGGATGTAACCTCATGCATGCCCAAATTTGAgtcaaagaaaaaaagggcgAGTAGAAGGCATCGCCTGCATGCATGGCTTCTTTAGCCACGGCATCCTCCTCGACCAAGCACCCGTCTCACTGGCTGCCTGGGCAGAAGCCCAAACTACAAGAGCCCCGAGAAAGTACGGAGGAAAGAGAACTCTCAACCAGAACAGCAAGCATTCATCTTTGGAATCATCCAACATCCACTCAACCAAGCACaagttcttcttcttcttcttctccaagaTGCTCTCTAccaccatcatcaccagcCTGATACTGGGTCTTTCCCAGCTTACCGTCGGCTCTGCCCTGCCCCAAACCCCAgccccctccccctcttCAACCGGCTTCATCGTGAACCACGTAGCCGCAGACTACTTCCCGGACGCAAAAGCCGATCTCAGCGCCTTCGACGTGGACGTCCGCTTCGTGGGCTACTCCGCCACAACGGAATCCTGGCTCACGGCCCTGGACCCGCACTCCGCAAGCAGCGACGAGGAAAAGGCGCGGATGCTGACCGAAGCCGCATACGCGAAGAAATACGATGAGAACGACGCCGACATGACAGGCGACGTGGAGTCCTTGCTGGCACACGTCGCAGGTAACGTCACTGTCGCCAACAAGGGCCTTGAGAAGCGATCGAGCTTCCAGACTAGCGCTGCGCATGCTGTGCTGTGGAGTGCGTGCGGTACTGTGTTCTCTTGTATCTCTGGTACGACTTGTCAGTTTGATCAGCAGATTGGGAGCGCGCCGCGCAGTCATTGCGAGCAGCAGGGTGGATCGAACTGCTGTGTGAGTTGGTCGACTTATACCGTGCGGGCTGGGTTTTTCTCGACTACTTGGACGGCTTGTAATCAGGAGGTGCAGGCTGAGCAGAAGACTAGTGCTTCTTGTGAGGGATATGGAACTGGGGACCAGGGTGGTGATGTCTGTCTTAGCAATCGTGCTTCTGGATGCACCTAAATGGCGTTGCTGAGAGGGGAACAGTTGGGGTTGAGGATGAGGGAAATGGGAGTGAGACTGGCTGTTAGACTGAGGGGTTGGAGAATTCTCAGGTGGAGAGAGATTCGTTGGTGTAAGGCATAGGGCGATTGGTTGTCGATTCAAGCTTGGGGCCATGGTGGTATCCATGTTGTCTATAGCCATGCAATGCAACCGTTGCTCTTCTCCTGGGCCGTCATAAGTGATTGAAACGAAGACTTGAGATTCTGGTCGAATCGGGACAAATCAGGGAAATGGGCATGTGAGTAGTACATGGGTTTCTCTTGGGACTCCGGTTCGTGTCGCGATTCAGGGGCCATGAACGGAAATTACAAACGGGAGGCTGTGAAGGATCCATAAATTTGATTCTTCGTCAAAGTTGCGGGTGATACCGTCAACATTAATAATGAAATTGCAAGCTGTGAGGCAAAAGCAAGGCCCAAAGCAATGGCCAGCAAGCCAGATGTCCTAACATCCATAAGAAGAGAAATAGTAGATGCCAAAGACatcaaaaaaatcaaaaatcaaaaaagaaaaaatgtCTCGCCCGTATGTACTAGAGATCCATGCATGTAGCATTGGCTTAGGCTGAATATCAAAATGTACCgtctgaaaaaaaaggaaaaagatgaaaaaggTTCAGAGGCCGGCGTCTTTCGTTAGGTTATAGCAGATCCTGCGACAGAGGCCGAGTTTGTCACGGAGTGGATACTCCCGGGAGGTGCATGTGCATTGCTATCCCCGTTCGAAATATGAGGTTCCTCCACCAAGGCACGATTCTCGTCAATACCCAGGAGAGACCGGGGCGGGTGGATCTCTTTCTTGCCGTTTGTCTTGTAGTGAAGAACCATGTCTCCCGAGGTGCGCCAGAAGCGCGTGCGAATCGTTGCTAGAGTCATGTTTGGCGGACAGAGCTGTGGAAAGCGATCGCGATTAGTAGGCCTAGCTTTGTACAAGATGGGAGAGAATTTTACCATCTTCTGGCAGTATAGCTCGAGGTACTCCTCTGGTGGCATAACGGACTCCGCTGGTTCATCCGGGTTTGCTGGGTCGATGCGCTCTGCAATATAAGCAAGTACCTTCTTCGTTCGGAGCATGCGGTTGGCATTGAGACGAGAACCATTGTTATTGGTGTTCGGGTTACCCGGAGGGGCACCGTTAGGAGCCGGTCTGGATGAAAAGCGGAG
Above is a genomic segment from Penicillium digitatum chromosome 3, complete sequence containing:
- a CDS encoding Tetratricopeptide-like helical; its protein translation is MTKASTEEYPYNLGSYGKVITTTSPEAQIWFDRGLVWAYSFNHKESVVCFKQALVHDPLCVMAYWGMAYSLGPNYNQPWDFLGNDLAAIVKNTYRATVKARFLSKKNGSPLEQALTKAISARYQSDKPASMAQYAIQNLAYADAMKEAYESFSDDLDVVTLYADSLISLTPWKLWDKVTGAPNPGARTMEAKRVLETALQHKDASKHPGLLHMYIHLIEMSPFPELGLRPADYLRDLVPDAGHITHMPSHLDVLVGDYRSAVRANQRAAIADEKYLALKGPFNFYSVYRMHTYHSLIYAAMFAGQKQAAFRAVDRMEATLPKELLSALADYIEVFMSVRAHIMIRFGMWDEIIKIPIPSDPELYCMTIAVLHYAKGVAYAASGNVPDAERERELYRAARDRVPDTRLDWPNKCIDILGVASEMLDGEIEYRRGNYTEAFEHLRRSIDLDDSLGYSEPWSWMQPTRHAYAALLLEQGHVEDAAAVYQADLGLDSTLIRARQHPNNVWALQGYHECLIRLGRHDEARIIGPQLAVAAAVADVPVTSSCFCRLDTSQAPNLGKSCCK